A region from the Vicia villosa cultivar HV-30 ecotype Madison, WI linkage group LG3, Vvil1.0, whole genome shotgun sequence genome encodes:
- the LOC131659698 gene encoding uncharacterized protein LOC131659698, whose product MTTPEHVTTAKEKVNYCVRPPKTNKVRLRIHHRGQLVEEPVKWYVNGQVTEMKWGWDVDYISYMQIQGMIKSEGYANIKCLWYWNPAYSFARGLRPLNNDTDVLQFSKDVEGYEVVDLYVEHSIEIPDIVDESELDANIEVDDDVQCTGFNCANNMNEDVGAGVDNEDENIDEADGVGEGGEAGVGNEDDQNKADGVGEGVESGVANEAEAGNEEDDIDEDYVASESSYEDSEFQFSGESDVSEMNWTKVLPQETLGSDDEDEEGLKFPTYKSGEGMKFQLGMMFTNKEVIRDAVKDYGMENQKNVYIKKNDSKRVVVLCTDGCKFYMRFSKRIGNQFWQVVSLIEEHTCHRTADNRSTNTKWLAKRFATTLRHSPQMKPAGLIAEALERWGVKLSHDQAYRAKRKAMELVQGAGIEQFSHLRSYGQEILKSNPNSTVVIQCANSSGLHVFERIYICLESCKVAFAKTCRPLIGLDACFLKGDYGGQLMAAVGRDGNNQIFPIAYAVVEAETGDSWQWFLDLLLHDLEAVQAISDNVECRLCVKHLYGNWKKRHPGLELKEVLWAAARATTIPAWEKAMLKMKTMKEEAWKDMVDIPAGHWSRSHFNTYTKCDLQVNNMCEAFNRAILEHREKPIITLLEGIKQYITKRITNEKELLQGYTGSICPKIQLVIEKHKKQAQGWSPTWHGDDDLSIFGVTNGNDTYCVDLKKETCSCRKWQLTGIPCSHVIACIWNIKKKPEDYVASCYRKSTFMETYSHIVYPTNGPQLWPVDDQNKVEPPVMRREIGRPEKQRNKTNDEPRNPHILPRRFSTVTCAKCGAMGHNKRSCKGKRAADRAIPKGGNKPKKAAKTKKVKTKEKQVEIGQGSQAPQPTQE is encoded by the exons ATGACGACTCCAGAACATGTGACAACAGCAAAGGAAAAGGTCAACTATTGTGTGAG GCCTCCTAAGACTAACAAGGTTAGATTGAGGATACACCATAGGGGACAACTAGTGGAGGAACCTGTTAAGTGGTATGTTAATGGCCAAGTTACTGAGATGAAATGGGGTTGGGATGTAGATTATATTTCATACATGCAGATACAAGGCATGATTAAGAGTGAGGGTTATGCAAATATTAAGTGTCTATGGTATTGGAATCCTGCATATAGTTTTGCCCGTGGTCTTAGACCATTGAACAATGATACAGATGTTCTGCAGTTTTCAAAAGATGTGGAAGGATATGAAGTAGTTGACTTATATGTGGAGCATTCAATTGAAATTCCTGATATTGTTGATGAAAGTGAGTTAGATGCTAACATTGAGGTTGATGATGATGTACAATGCACTGGTTTCAATTGTGCAAATAACATGAATGAGGATGTTGGGGCTGGAGTTGATAATGAGGATGAAAACATTGATGAGGCTGATGGTGTTGGTGAAGGTGGTGAAGCTGGAGTAGGTAATGAGGATGATCAGAATAAGGCTGATGGTGTTGGTGAGGGTGTTGAGTCTGGAGTAGCTAATGAGGCAGAAGCTGGTAATGAGGAAGATGATATTGATGAGGATTATGTGGCAAGTGAGAGTAGCTATGAGGATAGTGAGTTTCAATTTAGTGGAGAATCTGATGTGAGTGAGATGAATTGGACCAAGGTTCTTCCACAAGAGACTTTGG GGTCtgatgatgaggatgaggaggGTCTGAAATTTCCTACTTATAAATCAGGTGAAGGGATGAAATTTCAATTAGGGATGATGTTCACTAATAAAGAGGTGATTAGGGATGCAGTGAAGGACTATGGTATGGAAAACCAAAAGAATGTCTACATCAAGAAAAATGATTCCAAAAGGGTTGTGGTTCTTTGCACTGATGGTTGTAAGTTCTATATGAGGTTCAGCAAGAGAATTGGGAACCAATTTTGGCAAGTGGTGAGTTTGATTGAAGAACACACATGCCACAGGACAGCTGATAATAGAAGTACAAACACAAAGTGGCTTGCCAAAAGGTTTGCAACCACTCTTAGACACAGTCCACAAATGAAACCAGCAGGCCTGATAGCTGAAGCTCTTGAGAGATGGGGAGTGAAATTGTCTCATGACCAAGCATATAGGGCCAAAAGGAAAGCAATGGAGTTGGTTCAAGGTGCTGGTATAGAGCAATTCTCTCATTTGAGATCTTATGGACAGGAGATATTGAAATCAAACCCCAATAGTACTGTTGTAATACAGTGTGCTAATAGTAGTGGTCTCCATGTGTTTGAAAGAATCTACATATGTTTAGAGTCTTGCAAGGTAGCCTTTGCTAAGACATGTAGGCCACTAATTGGGTTAGATGCCTGCTTCTTAAAAGGAGATTATGGTGGACAACTAATGGCTGCAGTAGGGAGGGATGGTAATAATCAAATTTTTCCAATAGCCTATGCTGTAGTAGAAGCTGAGACCGGGGATTCATGGCAATGGTTTTTGGACCTTCTTCTGCATGATCTGGAAG CTGTTCAAGCCATTAGTGACAATGTGGAGTGTAGATTGTGTGTCAAGCATTTGTATGGAAATTGGAAGAAGAGACACCCAGGACTTGAACTCAAAGAAGTACTGTGGGCTGCTGCTAGAGCAACAACAATTCCTGCTTGGGAAAAGGCAATGTTGAAAATGAAGACAATGAAAGAGGAAGCATGGAAGGACATGGTGGATATACCTGCTGGCCATTGGAGCAGATCACATTTCAACACCTATACCAAATGTGATTTACAGGTAAACAATATGTGTGAAGCATTCAACAGGGCTATTTTAGAGCATAGAGAGAAACCTATTATCACATTATTGGAGGGCATCAAACAATACATCACTAAGAGGATTACAAATGAGAAGGAGTTACTTCAGGGGTACACAGGATCAATATGTCCTAAAATTCAACTGGTCATTGAGAAGCATAAGAAGCAAGCACAAGGGTGGAGTCCTACTTGGCATGGTGATGATGACCTTTCCATATTTGGTGTCACCAATGGCAATGATACATACTGTGTTGATCTTAAGAAGGAAACTTGCTCATGTAGGAAGTGGCAACTGACTGGTATACCTTGCAGCCATGTGATTGCATGCATTTGGAACATTAAGAAAAAGCCAGAGGACTATGTTGCTTCATGCTATAG GAAATCAACTTTTATGGAGACTTATTCCCACATTGTGTATCCAACCAATGGACCACAATTGTGGCCTGTGGATGATCAGAATAAGGTTGAACCCCCAGTTATGAGAAGAGAAATAGGAAGGCCAGAAAAACAGAGGAACAAAACAAATGATGAACCAAGGAACCCCCACATTTTGCCAAGGAGGTTTTCCACTGTTACATGTGCAAAGTGTGGTGCTATGGGACATAACAAAAGGAGCTGCAAGGGTAAGAGGGCTGCAGATAGGGCAATTCCAAAGGGTGGCAACAAACCAAAGAAGGCTGCCAAGACCAAGAAGGTGAAGACTAAGGAGAAGCAAGTAGAAATTGGTCAAGGGTCACAAGCTCCTCAACCTACTCAGGAGTAG
- the LOC131659699 gene encoding putative B3 domain-containing protein At4g03170: MLKMKEKLCGHYLCEFSSEEYEVAEALILLQKQVQKVNEKKLKITFGGKPIYERNNINNVQPMLPINIPNVEYNPPDIPNIHGVPNNRILVCCKPFEKKLTSSDLDVSQNRLLLKKNHVKTYFLPLLKREEEVDKGINVVVFDTQGKTFNTMFKFWSDKYYVFNGVGWQKFFKEHDLKADQDFITVWMFRHSEINNLCFAVSLRRVEA; encoded by the coding sequence ATGTTGAAGATGAAAGAAAAATTATGTGGTCACTATCTCTGTGAGTTTTCTTCCGAGGAATATGAAGTTGCTGAAGCACTTATTTTACTGCAAAAACAAGTCCAAAAAGTGAATgagaaaaagttgaaaataacTTTTGGTGGCAAACCAATTTATGAAAGAAACAACATCAACAATGTTCAACCAATGCTACCGATCAATATCCCTAATGTTGAATACAATCCTCCCGATATACCGAATATTCACGGTGTACCGAACAATAGGATTCTTGTATGTTGCAAACCATTCGAGAAAAAATTAACATCTAGTGATTTAGACGTAAGCCAAAATAGATTACTTTTGAAGAAAAATCATGTTAAAACATATTTTCTACCTTTGTTGAAAAGAGAGGAAGAAGTTGACAAAGGAATAAATGTCGTTGTATTTGACACGCAAGGAAAAACATTTAACACGATGTTCAAATTCTGGAGTGATAAATATTATGTCTTCAATGGAGTTGGATGGCAGAAATTCTTCAAAGAACATGATTTAAAAGCGGATCAAGATTTTATTACGGTGTGGATGTTTCGTCATTCTGAAATCAATAATTTATGTTTTGCTGTTAGTTTAAGAAGAGTGGAAGCTTAA